From a single Silene latifolia isolate original U9 population chromosome 6, ASM4854445v1, whole genome shotgun sequence genomic region:
- the LOC141586451 gene encoding autophagy-related protein 16-like isoform X2: protein MIKQEKQLMIVYGSLNNDENLKKGTEWKEKAEKLELELQQCYKAQSRLSSQLVEEVTEGRAAKASIQEKDTLIADLEKEVALLRDECSKLKALLEEKTQGVELLTSENEDLKARLEEMTVKLKAAEAENKMLIDRWMLQKMQDAERLNEVNALYKEMQDEVKARSIQQLACMQVDGVVRQSEEGAEYFSESIIPNHCKNRIRAHDSGCASILFEYNSSKLITGGQDSSIKIWDSSTGSLNQTLQGCLGSILDLTVTNDNKSIIAATSSNNLYVWDIATARIRHTLTGHSNKVCAVDVSKVSNRHVISAAYDRTIKAWDLNKGYCTNTILHPSNCNALCFNMDGRTICSGHQDGYVRQWDIETGKKLSEVEAHSQALTSISLSRNGNTILTSGRDNVHNLFDMRTLEIYGTLRASGNRIASNWSRSCISPDDNYVAAGSADGSVYIWSIQKGDIVATLKEHAAPVLCCNWSGLGKMLATSDKDGVVCVWS, encoded by the exons ATGATAAAGCAAGAAAAGCAATTAATGATTGTTTATGGCAGCTTAAACAACGACGAAAATTTGAAGAAG GGCACAGAATGGAAAGAAAAAGCGGAAAAGCTAGAGCTTGAACTCCAGCAATGTTACAAAGCTCAATCTCGACTATCTTCCCAGCTTGTGGAAGAAGTTACCGAAGGCCGAGCTGCAAAAGCCTCGATTCAAGAAAAAGATACTCTTATTGCTGACTTGGAAAAAGAGGTTGCACTGCTAAG GGATGAATGCTCCAAGTTAAAGGCTTTATTAGAAGAAAAGACCCAAGGCGTAGAATTGCTTACAAGTGAAAACGAAGATTTGAAAGCACGACTTGAAGAGATGACAGTGAAATTAAAGGCTGCAGAAGCTGAAAACAAAATGCTGATAGACCGTTGGATGCTTCAGAAAATGCAAGATGCAGAGCGGCTTAACGAG GTAAATGCTCTCTACAAAGAAATGCAAGATGAAGTCAAGGCCAGAAGTATACAGCAGCTTGCTTGCATGCAAGTTGATGGTGTGGTTCGTCAAAGTGAAGAAGGTGCAGAGTATTTTTCAGAATCGATTATTCCCAACCATTGCAAGAATAGAATTCGAGCTCATGACAGTGGTTGTGCTTCTATATTGTTTGAATACAATTCCAGTAAGTTGATCACCGGAGGACAAGATAGCTCAATCAAGATATGGGATTCGAGCACCGGTTCACTAAACCAAACCCTCCAAGGTTGCTTGGGTTCGATTCTAGACCTTACTGTCACCAATgataacaagtcaataattgcAGCAACTAGCTCAAACAACCTCTATGTTTGGGACATAGCCACAGCTCGAATCCGACACACACTTACCGGACATTCTAATAAAGTCTGTGCAGTTGATGTCAGCAAAGTTTCCAATCGCCATGTCATCAGTGCAGCCTACGACCGCACGATAAAAGCCTGGGATTTGAATAAAGGGTATTGCACTAACACAATTCTTCATCCTAGTAATTGTAATGCCCTTTGCTTCAACATGGATGGAAGAACTATATGTTCGGGCCATCAAGACGGGTATGTCAGGCAATGGGACATCGAGACTGGAAAAAAGCTCAGTGAAGTTGAAGCTCATTCTCAGGCATTGACTTCAATCTCTCTATCTCGAAATGGGAATACAATTCTGACAAGTGGGAGAGATAATGTGCACAATCTGTTTGATATGAGAACACTTGAAATTTACGGGACATTGAGGGCAAGTGGAAATCGGATAGCATCTAATTGGAGTAGATCTTGCATCAGCCCAGATGATAACTATGTTGCTGCAGGTTCTGCAGATGGATCTGTGTATATTTGGTCAATTCAGAAGGGAGACATAGTTGCTACTTTAAAAGAACATGCAGCTCCTGTGTTGTGCTGCAATTGGAGTGGTCTTGGAAAAATGTTGGCTACTTCTGATAAGGATGGGGTTGTCTGCGTATGGTCGTGA
- the LOC141586452 gene encoding uncharacterized protein LOC141586452, which produces MGSEALHAAKVYRHLLKSVKKHVGAEDYKSNFTNFITQEFKKNSQLSDLSSIQNKLKLAHDYTYMLNSVHHHKDLLFSYNIAVDRSDELKRILGKSAASVGLQLPEVYQP; this is translated from the exons ATGGGGTCAGAAGCTTTGCATGCTGCAAAAGTTTACAGGCATCTTCTCAAGTCTGTGAAGAAGCATGTTGGAGCAGAAGACTACAAGAGTAACTTCACTAATTTTATCACACAAGAGTTCAAAAAGAACAGTCAACTGTCCGATCTATCATCTATTCAGAATAAACTAAAGCTTGCCCATGATTACACTTACATGCTAAACAGTGTGCATCACCACAAG GACCTTCTATTCTCATACAACATTGCCGTGGATAGATCAGATGAGTTGAAAAGGATACTTGGAAAATCTGCTGCCAGTGTTGGGCTTCAGCTTCCCGAGGTTTATCAGCCATGA
- the LOC141586451 gene encoding autophagy-related protein 16-like isoform X1 — translation MAMIDKSKEEEIDDKARKAINDCLWQLKQRRKFEEGAFLDLINAQSRPFVDQGTEWKEKAEKLELELQQCYKAQSRLSSQLVEEVTEGRAAKASIQEKDTLIADLEKEVALLRDECSKLKALLEEKTQGVELLTSENEDLKARLEEMTVKLKAAEAENKMLIDRWMLQKMQDAERLNEVNALYKEMQDEVKARSIQQLACMQVDGVVRQSEEGAEYFSESIIPNHCKNRIRAHDSGCASILFEYNSSKLITGGQDSSIKIWDSSTGSLNQTLQGCLGSILDLTVTNDNKSIIAATSSNNLYVWDIATARIRHTLTGHSNKVCAVDVSKVSNRHVISAAYDRTIKAWDLNKGYCTNTILHPSNCNALCFNMDGRTICSGHQDGYVRQWDIETGKKLSEVEAHSQALTSISLSRNGNTILTSGRDNVHNLFDMRTLEIYGTLRASGNRIASNWSRSCISPDDNYVAAGSADGSVYIWSIQKGDIVATLKEHAAPVLCCNWSGLGKMLATSDKDGVVCVWS, via the exons ATGGCGATGATCGATAA GTCAAAGGAAGAAGAAATAGATGATAAAGCAAGAAAAGCAATTAATGATTGTTTATGGCAGCTTAAACAACGACGAAAATTTGAAGAAGGTGCTTTTCTTGACCTAATTAATGCTCAATCAAGGCCTTTTGTTGATCAG GGCACAGAATGGAAAGAAAAAGCGGAAAAGCTAGAGCTTGAACTCCAGCAATGTTACAAAGCTCAATCTCGACTATCTTCCCAGCTTGTGGAAGAAGTTACCGAAGGCCGAGCTGCAAAAGCCTCGATTCAAGAAAAAGATACTCTTATTGCTGACTTGGAAAAAGAGGTTGCACTGCTAAG GGATGAATGCTCCAAGTTAAAGGCTTTATTAGAAGAAAAGACCCAAGGCGTAGAATTGCTTACAAGTGAAAACGAAGATTTGAAAGCACGACTTGAAGAGATGACAGTGAAATTAAAGGCTGCAGAAGCTGAAAACAAAATGCTGATAGACCGTTGGATGCTTCAGAAAATGCAAGATGCAGAGCGGCTTAACGAG GTAAATGCTCTCTACAAAGAAATGCAAGATGAAGTCAAGGCCAGAAGTATACAGCAGCTTGCTTGCATGCAAGTTGATGGTGTGGTTCGTCAAAGTGAAGAAGGTGCAGAGTATTTTTCAGAATCGATTATTCCCAACCATTGCAAGAATAGAATTCGAGCTCATGACAGTGGTTGTGCTTCTATATTGTTTGAATACAATTCCAGTAAGTTGATCACCGGAGGACAAGATAGCTCAATCAAGATATGGGATTCGAGCACCGGTTCACTAAACCAAACCCTCCAAGGTTGCTTGGGTTCGATTCTAGACCTTACTGTCACCAATgataacaagtcaataattgcAGCAACTAGCTCAAACAACCTCTATGTTTGGGACATAGCCACAGCTCGAATCCGACACACACTTACCGGACATTCTAATAAAGTCTGTGCAGTTGATGTCAGCAAAGTTTCCAATCGCCATGTCATCAGTGCAGCCTACGACCGCACGATAAAAGCCTGGGATTTGAATAAAGGGTATTGCACTAACACAATTCTTCATCCTAGTAATTGTAATGCCCTTTGCTTCAACATGGATGGAAGAACTATATGTTCGGGCCATCAAGACGGGTATGTCAGGCAATGGGACATCGAGACTGGAAAAAAGCTCAGTGAAGTTGAAGCTCATTCTCAGGCATTGACTTCAATCTCTCTATCTCGAAATGGGAATACAATTCTGACAAGTGGGAGAGATAATGTGCACAATCTGTTTGATATGAGAACACTTGAAATTTACGGGACATTGAGGGCAAGTGGAAATCGGATAGCATCTAATTGGAGTAGATCTTGCATCAGCCCAGATGATAACTATGTTGCTGCAGGTTCTGCAGATGGATCTGTGTATATTTGGTCAATTCAGAAGGGAGACATAGTTGCTACTTTAAAAGAACATGCAGCTCCTGTGTTGTGCTGCAATTGGAGTGGTCTTGGAAAAATGTTGGCTACTTCTGATAAGGATGGGGTTGTCTGCGTATGGTCGTGA